The genomic window AGGATCAAAGCGTACAAACAATGCTTGATACACCGCTTTGGAAGAAAATTTCGCTTTGGGGGCTGACGATCGCGCTGATCGCGGCTGCTTTGCCGTCTCTCCTTATGTCGTCTGGAGTTGATCTTGGCGAGGATGCTCCCACGGTCAATCTCGGCCTCGACTTGGCGGGTGGATCGCATCTTCTGCTTGAAGCTGATCCTGACGATGTCGCGACGAAGCGGCTGGAAAATATGGAGGAATCGGTTGAGGCGGCGCTGAGAGGGGCGACGCCCGCGATCAAGTTTGGCGACACTTCGCGCGCTGACGGTCAGCTGTCTCTCTTGCTCGATTCCGCATCCGATATTGATCGGGCGAGGGGGCTGTTGGAGCCCTTGATGATGGGCCGTGATGGTTCGCTCCAGCAGGAGTGGGATCTTGAGGTTGTCGATACTCAGCGTCTCGTGCTGGTCCCCACCGAAAGCGGCCTCAATGTCGCGGTCAACAATGCGATGGAAAGCGTTATCGAAGTCGTGCGCCGCCGGATCGACGAGCTTGGCACGCGCGAGCCGACCATCGTGCGCCAGGGCGACACGCGGATTGTGGTGCAAGTGCCGGGTCTCGAAGACCCGCAAGCGCTCAAGGAATTGCTCGGCAAAACGGCAGAGCTTGAGTTCAAACTGGTCGATCAACAAGCGCTCCCCAGCAACACCGAGGCGGGCATTGCCAATCCGGGAAGCCAGATTTTCCCCTATGCCGCCGATAGCAATTTCGCAGGCCAATTCGAGGCGGTAAAACGCCTTGGCGGTGTTCGCGGTGACAGCCTCACAGGCGCGCAGGCCGGTGTTGACCCTCAAACCAACCAAAGCGTCGTCAACATCCAGTTCGACCAGCAAGGCGGTCAGAAATTCGCCAAGCTTTCGACCGAGAACGTAGGGCAGCGTTTTGCGATTATTCTCGATGGCGAAGTGATCTCCGCCCCGTCCTTCAGGGAGCCGATCCTAGGCGGTGCAGCGCAAATCTCGGGCAGCTTTACGCCTGACAGCGCAAACCAACTCGCCATCCAACTGCGCTCCGGCGCGTTGGAAGTGCCGCTGACCGTGATTGAAGAGCGCACCGTTTCCGCAGAACTGGGTGAGCAATCGATCCGCTCAGGCTTGATTGCGATGCTGGTCGGCAGCCTGGCGGTGATCGCCCTTATGATTGCAAGCTATGGCCGTTTTGGCATTTATGCGACCATCGCGCTTGTCATTAACGTGCTCATCCTGCTGGGCCTGATGGCGATCGGTAACTTCACCCTGACGCTGCCCGGTATCGCTGGCTTCGTGCTCACAGTGGGCGCTGCGGTGGACGCTAACGTGCTCATCAACGAGCGCATCAGAGAAGAGCGCAAACGAGGCAGAAAGGTCATCACGGCGGTTGAAAACGGCTACAAAGAAGCCAGCCGCGCCATTTATGATGCAAACATCACCAACTTTATCGCTGGCGCTCTGCTGTTCTGGTTCGGCTCTGGCCCGATCAGAGGCTTCGCCGTGGTTCTGGTGATCGGACTTATCACTTCGGTTTTCACCGCGCTTACGCTCACCCGGATGTGGGTATCGGGCTATTTGAGCGCGAACCGTCCCAAAGACATCAACATTTAAGAAGGCAGGCGAGGCACATGAAACTTCTAAAGCTCGTCCCTGATGACACGAACATCCAATTCCTGCGTTTGCGCGTGCCGTTTTTCATTCTCAGCCTTGTTCTGATTTTCGGAAGCTGGGGCGCGGTTGCGGTCAATGGCCTTAACCTTGGCATCGACTTTGCCGGCGGACAGGAAGTGCGACTGACCTTTGCAGAAGGCAACGCTGCACCCGTTCCAGAACTGCGTGAGACTGTGACAGGCTTGGGTTACGGAACGCCGGTTGTGCAGGAATTCGGCTCACCCAACGAAGTGAGCATCCGTGTGCCATTGCCCGAAGGCGTGGAAGACACGCCGGGCGCAGCGACCGCAATCGGTAATGAAGTGATTGCCGCGATTGAGAGTGGCTATCCCGACGTTCGCACTGATGGCAACTCGACCGTTTCGGGGAAAGTTGCAGGCGAATTCAGCCGCGATGCAGGCTTTGCCTTGCTCTTCGCGATGATTGCGGTGGCGATCTATATCTGGATCCGGTTCGAATGGCAGTTTGGTGTCGGCGGCCTGTTTGCACTGTTCCATGACGTCTCTGTCACCATGGGACTTTTCGCGATCACTCAGATGGAGTTCTCGCTTCAGATCATCGCGGCGATCCTTGCCGTTATCGGGTATTCGCTGAATGACACGATTGTTGTTTACGACCGCATTCGTGAGAACCTTAAGAAGTACCGCAAGATGCCTTTGGCCGAGCTTCTTGATCTTTCAGTCAACGAGACGCTGGCGCGGACGGTGATGACTTCCTTGACTCTGCTGGTGGCTTTGGTGCCGCTGCTTATCGCCGGTCCGCCAAGCCTTTTTGGTCTGGTTGCAGCGATCACGGCGGGCCTGTTCATCGGTACATATTCCAGCATCTATCTGGCCGCACCGATACTCATCTGGCTGGGTGTGACCTCGGACAGCTTTGTTCCGCAAGAGACAGAGGCGGATCGCCAGGAGAAGAAGGTTCTGGGCGAGGCTTGAACCCAATTCTCGTCATTGCGAGCCGAAGGCGAAGCAATCCATGGCCTGAGGTCACAACTAGGCGCACGGTCCGTCCATGGATTGCCGCGTCGCCTTTCTGGCTCCTCGCAATGACGAGTTAGCTCACCAGCCCATCGTAATATGCGGCAAGCTCAATCGCATTGGTTTGCCAGCTGAATTTTTCCGCCATGGCGGCCACTGCGTGACGCATGGGCGGATCGTTCAGCACCGCTCGGACGCCAGCAGCCACACTCTCAGGGTCGCGCTTCACCAGCCGTCCGGCGGTCGCATTGGTGATGATTTCCCGTGCGCCGCCAACGTCGCAGGTGACCACTGGCGTGCCGCAAGCGAGCGCTTCGACCCACGCGTTGGCAAGGCCTTCATTCGCCGTGGGCAGCACCATCACATCAGCAGCAGACAGCACCAGCGGCATCACATCATGGTCGAGGGATCCCGCAAAATGAACCCGCTCTACAAGGCCCAAATCACGCGCCAGCTGACGCAAATGTGTTTCGTCATCCCCTTTGCCAACGAGCACCAAACGCGCGCCCTCAATCTGCGCCGCAGCCGCGATTGCTATGTCCTGCCCTTTGCGCTCAATCAGAGCGCCAACACACACCATCAGCGGGGCATTGTCGGGCATGGCAAAGCCCAATTGTGACGCCAGCTGGGTGCGCAATTGCGTATGGTCAAGCGGGCGAAAGCGTTCTTTATCAAGCCCTGTATAATGCACGCGGATTTTATCGCGCGCTATGCCGATTGCGGCCATCTCCTTCGCCATCGATCCGCTGACCGCGAGCAGCCCTTTTGCGCGTATCGCCGCATTCAGCATTTGGTCGCGCGCAAAATCGACCCCGCCCCAATACGTGATGTCAGAGCCGCGCGCCTTGATCGACAGGGGCAGTTTCATTTCATCGGCAATCAACGCGGCTGCGGGACCGTCGGGAAAAAAGAACTGCGCATCAATGAGATCAATCGGAGTTTCTTCATTAATGCGGTGGATGATCGGAAGGGCAGCCTTCGCGATCGCAGACGCATTGCGCCGTGCGCCAACCTTCGGGATCAGCGTAAAGCGTGGGCGATGCACGGTTATGCCGTGTTCCTCAGCCTTGTTTGGGAGCTTTGCAAGCTCGCGGTAACGCCCAAGTGCCAAGGGAGGCAGACCGATGGGATTGACCACACTGACCTGCCAGCCCCCCGTATCTTGTCCTACTGTTTCAGCGCCCCTTTTCGCTAGCGCCTCAAGCGAGCGCGCAACAAAGGTGCCAAAGCGCGGATTAACAGGATTGGGGTACAGCGTGCTTAAGGAAAGGACGTGTTTTGCAGGCTGGCTCATAGCGGGCGCACCAACATACAAGCGACTGCGATCCAGTCGGGGTTATCGATAACCTGCTGTTTTTGGCCAGCTTGTGCGGGAAGGATTGCAAGCTTGTAACCGCGCCGATCAATCAGCCGTCCGAAAGCGAAGCGCCCTCCTGGACGAGGCACCAGACAATCGCGGTTCATCGCGGCAAGAAAATCCTTATCCTTGGCTGCCCAGGCATCCATCTGCCTTAGCCATACTGTATCGCCTGCGCGATATTCGCCCGCAGGAGAGGTAACTTCGAGCACCAACATCGGCTCATCACCTTCTTGGGCGGCCATTTCGCTAGGCAAAATCGCATCGCGCGCGGTTTTGAGCGCTTCGGGGTCGCCAATCCCAAGCTCTGCAATAACCTTTGCGCGCGGCGCGTTTTCAGAACGGACGAGAACCTCCGGATCAACATCAAGAGCTGCGCCAATACGATCCATCCATTTGGTCGAGAGATTGCGCATCCCGGTTTCGAGCCTGCCGATGGTTTGTGCGGTCGTCGGCGGCTGACACGCAGCGCCAAGGTCCGCGAGTGTCATTCCGCGCGCCTTTCGGATTTCGCGAATGCGGTTGATCATGCGGGCCCTCAATCTTTCAGAACTAACCAAATTGGCAAGTTTCACTTTCCTACATCACCGGGTGCGTTGCAACCCCTTTGCCTGCATCAGCGAACTAAGGAGTGAAATTATGCGCAAACTGGTGGAACGCGAACTGACCCCTGAAGGCCCTCGGCGTGCGGGTACGGCGGGGGGCAAGCGCCGCAGTGTGACAGTCAATCTTGGGGAATCGCCCATCGCATGGCTACATTCGCGCGGGCATCTCTCTGACCGACTTTTTCAGGCGGGCGAACAGCTCAGAAACGATTACGAACGCGCGCAGTTGTCGGCAAGCCTGACCATGCGATGGGATCCGGTGCGGGTGAAGAGCGGCAATCTCGGCAGCGGCGAAGGGAGGCTGACCCATAGCGAGAGACAGATTGCCGCCAAACAGCGGTTCGATGGCGCGATTGCCGAAGCGGGCAAGGGGCTCGAAGATGTATTGTGGCGCGTGGTGTGCGCGGGCGAAGGGCTGCCGCAAGCGGAAAAGGCGCTCGGATGGCCTGCGCGCAGCGGCAAGCTGGTGCTGCAATTGGCGCTTGAAAGGGTGGCGGATTTCTACCGCATCAGGTGAGACAAATTTTTCGGTCCTGAACAGTGTCTCAAGTGTCTCAAACCAGCGCGACGATGCGCGATTTATCCCTCGACCTGTTCGGCGAGCTCCAACCACCGCTCTTCGGCGGCGTCTTTTTCAGCGCGTGCATTTTCCAAGCCCTTGGAGATGTTTGCAAAACGCTTGGGGTCTTTCGTGAACAGGTCAGGGTCCGCAAGGATTGCCTCACCCTTGGCGATGGCCGCTTCGAGCTCTTCGATCCGTGCGGGAAGAAGCTCATAATCGCGTTGGTCTTTGTAAGAGAGCTTGGTCGATGCAGGCGCAGGTGCAGGCGATGGGGACGGGTTGCCGGTTGAATCGGAGGATGACGACTTGGATTTGCCTGCAACCGGCTTGCGGCGTTTAGCCTCCCAATCTTCATATCCGCCCGCGACGATATCGACGCGGCCTGTGCCATCAAGGCCGAGCGTCACAGTGACCGTTTTGTCGAGGAAATCACGGTCGTGGCTGACGATCAAAACAGTGCCATCGAAATCGGCAATCACCTCTTGCAGAAGGTCCAGCGTTTCGAGGTCAAGATCGTTGGTTGGCTCGTCCAGAACGAGAAGGTTTGCAGTACGGGCAAACTCGCGCGCCAAGAGGAGGCGGGAACGCTCACCGCCCGACAAGATGCCGACCTTGGTATCAACCAGCTTGGGATCGAAGAGGAAGTCTTTAAGATATGCCTGAACGTGCTTCCGATTTCCGCGAACATCGATCCAATCGCCGCCCTCCGCCAAAATGTCGCGCACGGTCGCATCGGGTTCCAAAAGCTTGCGCTGTTGGTCGATCATCACTCCGCTCAAAGTGCGGGCGTGCGAGATGGTGCCGCTATCGGGTTCAAGCTCTTTGGTGAGCATTTTGAGAAGCGTGGTTTTGCCTGCGCCATTCCCGCCAACGATGCCGATCCGGTCGCCGTTCTGGATGCGCAGGGTGAAGGGTTTGATGACAGCCCGCCCGTCATAGGATTTTGATATGTCTTCAGCGACAATGACCGACTTCGACTTGAACTCTTCATCATTTGCGAGCTTGAGCTTGGCAGAGCTGCTATCCGAGATCATCGCAGCGCGCGCGGCCCGCATTTGGTGAAGTTTTTCAAGCCTGCCTTGGTTGCGTTTACGCCGCGCAGTAACCCCGCGTTCGAGCCAGTGGGCCTCGATTTTGAGTTTGGCATCAAGGCGTTCAGCAGCGCGCGCTTCCTCGGCGTAAACCTGCTCTTCCCATGCTTCATATCCGCCAAAGCCGACTTCCTTGCGCCGCAAAGTCCCTCGATCGAGCCACAAAGTCGCGCGGGTCAGGCGTTTCAAGAACGTCCGGTCGTGGCTAATGGTAATAAACGCGCCGTTATAGCGGTTCAGCCAATCCTCAAGCCAATCAATCGCGGACAGGTCCAAGTGGTTCGTCGGCTCATCAAGCAGCAACAAATCAGGGTCTTGTGCCAATGCACGCGCAATCGCGGCGCGGCGTTTCTCGCCCCCGCTCGCGGTTGCTGCATCGGTCGCCATGTCGATGCCAAGCTGTCCTGCGATGGCCTCAACCTCATGCGCTGCGGGCACATCATCGCCGGCAAGCGCGAAATCCATCAGCGTGTCGGCCGCGCTGAAATCAGGTTCCTGCTCAAGAAAGACGATGCGCGTCCCCGGCTTTACCCGGCGCGTGCCACGGTCGGCTTCGATCCGGTCATCAATCAGTTTCAGCAGCGTCGTCTTACCCGCGCCGTTGCGACCAATCAGCGCAAGCCTGTCGCCGGGAAGAATGTGCAAATCAATCGGTTCGGCGCCAACGCCGGGTTGAGGCCCGCCAAAAAGCCAGCGCGCGCCTTGTTGCAGGGAAAGACCTTCCCATGAAAGAATTGGAGGTTGAGCCATGATGCGCGCGCTTAAGGACTTGCATCCTTGCTGCCAAGTTAGTTTTAGTGAGGTCGGTTCAGTGTGCGCTCAGGCTCAAAACAATAGAACGCCTGAAAATTCAGGAGGAAGTTTTATGATCCGCTATGCTCTCGCCCTTGGCCTTGTTTCAGGTGCCGCAGCTATGGTTGCTGCGCCCGCCAACGCTCAAGAAATTGAGATTGAAACGCACGGCCCCGTGATTGAACTTTCCGTCTCTGAAAGCGTGACCGCAGAGCCTGATCTTGTGACGATTGGCGCAGGCGTGACTAGCCAAGCAGCCACAGCGGTTGAAGCGATGCGTATCAATGCGCGCCAGATGCAGAGCGTCATCAATGAGATAAAGGCGCTTGGCGTTCAAGATAAGGATATTCAGACGACAGGTATCAATCTGAACGCGCAATATGACTACGACCGCACCAATCAGCGGCAGGTTTTTCGCGGTTATCAGGTATCAAACCGGGTTAGCGTGAAACTGCGCGATGTGGAGGGCACGGGCGCGGCGTTGGATGCGCTTGTAGCGGCAGGCGCAACCGATCTTTCAGGCCCTACATTTAGCATCGAGAATGATGAAGATGCCAAGGCCACCGCGCGCGAACGGGCCATTGAACGGGCGCAGGCTCGCGCGGAGGCTTACGCCAAGCTCTTCGGCTTTGACGGTGTGAAAGTCATGGCGGTGAGCGAAAGCCTGCGTGGCTCTTCGCCTGCACCTCAGATGGTGATGCGATCAGCCGTACTCGAAGCTGATGCGGCAGCACCCGTTCAACCGGGGCAAGTCAGCACCGGCGTGAACCTTTCAATCAAATATGAAATGGTGAATGACGGGGAGTAACATTGAGTTACGTAACTGAACGCACTGAAGACCGCGCATTCACAGCTTGTTCAATAGAGATCAGCTAGGCATGGCAATGTTATGACGACCCGCCGTTTTCTTTTAGCCGCAATGGCCGCTTCTGCTGCGACTGTGATGCTGGGCGCTGGCTCTGCCACATCGGCTGTTGCGGCTGGTGTTGCGGCGCAGGAGCAAACGCGCACGGATCAGGGCACTGCGAGGCGCGAGATGCGCGCTGGTAATCAGCTTTCCTTGCGTGAAATTGAACGGCGCGTTCTCCCGCAGATGCGGGGCGCGGAATACCTTGGGCCGTCCTATGACAGCACAGCGCGCGCCTATCGGCTTAAATTCATCCGCGATGGCCGCGTGACCTATGTCGACGTTGATGCGCGCTCTGGCCGCATCATCAATCGTTCACGGTAAAAGCCGATCACTTTATGAATTCATCGGGGACTAAGGCGCGTTTGCATGGAGTTGCTCGCTTGACGCAAGGCGCTCAAAAGCGCAGTCCTTCCCGACCAATTGCACGTGAAAATGGTGGAATATGCGCATCCTGATTGTCGAAGATGAACCAACACTTGGGCAACAGCTCAAATCAACGCTTGAGCAAAATGGCTATGCCGTGGACCTGTCCACCGATGGCGAAGATGGCCACTTTCTTGGGAGTACTGAGGATTACGATGCCTGTATTCTCGATCTGGGCTTGCCTGAGATTGACGGCCTTTCGGTGCTTGGAATGTGGCGCAAGGAAGGGCGGGACTTCCCCGTTTTGGTGCTGACTGCGCGTGATAGCTGGTCGGATAAGGTTGCCGGGCTTGATGCGGGCGCAGACGATTACCTTGCCAAGCCGTTCCAGACAGAAGAGCTGATCGCTCGTCTTCGCGCGCTTATCCGCCGCGCTTCTGGCAATACTTCTTCTGAACTTACCGCAGGCCCGGTGCGTTTGGATACCCGCTCTGGCCGCGTTACCCTTGATGGTGAACCGGTTAAGCTGACGGCACAGGAGTATAAACTCCTTTCTTACCTCATGCACCATAAGGGTAAGGTGGTGAGCCGCACGGAATTGATCGAACATATTTACGATCAGGACTTTGACCGCGATTCCAATACGATCGAGGTTTTCGTCACCCGCATTCGCAAGAAACTCGGAAGTGAGGTAATCACCACGATCCGTGGCCTCGGTTACAGCCTCGACGACCCCGCAGACGCACCCCGCGCCTAAGCGAGGTGACGCTTCAGTGAGCGATGTCGTTAGCGGTGAAAACGCCGCCGATGATGCGCAGCTGGCTCCCATTCCTGCCGCTGGCCCGCGAGCGAGCCTTGCGCGGCGCATGGGGCTTATCGCGGCCGGGTGGATCATTGTGCTTTTGCTGGGCGGCGGGATCGCGCTTGAGCGCACGTTGACACGCCAAGTGATCTCTAATTTTGACGAACAGCTCGAATATCAACTCACCTCGATGATCGCCTCTGCTGAAATCGACAGCTTTGGCGAAGTCTGGTTCTATCGCACACTTGGCGATCAACGCTTTTTAGAGCCGGGGAGCGGGCTGTATTGGCAGATCAGCGGGGAGGGGTTCGAACCCTATCCATCGCGCAGCCTGTGGGACCGCACGCTTGCCTTGCAAGCGCAAGATCGCGGCGTTGATGCGGGCGATGAGTTCAACAGCGATGTGAGCATTTATAACTCCAGCCAATTTGAAGGCGAGCCCCTACGAATTGCCGAACGGACGGTGATTTTGCCGGGGAGCGAAACCCGCTGGACCTTTGCTGTGGCGAGCGCGACCGAACAAATCGACAATCAAATCCAGCAGGTGCGCTTGATCCTGACCTGGAGTTTTGCGGTTCTTGGTTTGGGATTGATCGTCATGGCTTTGTTGCAGATTCGATACGGCCTGTCGCCTTTGCGCCGGGTGAGGGCGGCCATTCAAAAACTGCGCACGACCGGCGAAAATCGCATCACAGAACCGCTCCCCGCCGAGGTTGAGCCGTTGGTGGATGAGGTCAATGCACTCCTCGACCACACGGAGCGTCAAGCGGAAGAGGCGCGGATGCACGCTGGAAATTTGGCCCATGCTCTTAAGACACCGCTTACCGTGCTCACCAATGCAGCAACCGCGCGCGATCCGAATTTGAGCGAGGCGGTGTTCCGCGAAACGCGCACGATGCAGCGTCACGTCGATCACCATCTGGCGCGCGCAAGAGCAGTGGGCAGGCGCGCTGTCGGACAGGCGAGAAGCGATGTTCGGGCAAGTGCCGAAGCCGTGCGCCGCGCAGTCGAGCGGCTCTATCCAGAAGGAAGGCTCGATATTGCAGGCACCAAAAAGGCGCTGGTCGCTATCGAGCGTCAGGATCTGGACGAAATCCTCGGCAACCTCATCGAAAATGCGGCGAAGTACGGCGGAGGAAGCGTCTTTGTGACACTCGACCATGAACCGGACAGTGAACTTCTCAAAATCTGGGTGGAAGATGACGGTATGGGTATTCCCGAAGCGGAACGCTCACGCATTTTTGACCGCGGCGCGCGGCTCGACACAGGCAAGCCTGGAACTGGGCTTGGCCTTGCGATTGTTCGTGATGTCGCCGAGATTTACGGCGGCACAGTAACGCTTGGCGAAAGCGAAGATTTGGGCGGATTGCTGGTTGAGCTAAGCTTGCCCAGAGCTTGAAGCGAGTGGGCTTAGCCGCCTTGTGCTTTTTGATGGTGCCGGATCACTTCATCAATGATGAAACGCAGGAATTTCTCGCTGAATTCCGGGTCGAGATCGGCTTCTTCTGACAATTTGCGCAGCCGTGCGATTTGACGCTCTTCGCGCGCCGGATCAGCCGGGGGGAGGGTCACCTTCGCCTTATATTCGCCCACTGCCTGAGTGATGCGAAAGCGCTCTGCCAGCATATGAATAAGCGCTGCATCGATGTTGTCGATGCTCTTGCGGAACTTTGCCAATTGCGGATCGTCGGACATAAGTGACCAACTACGCATCAATTCAGCGCTTGCCAAGCCACTGGAGCACCCCCTAAGGCCGAAGTCTATGACAGCAGATGTTGTTCCTCTCCCGCGTAAAGAACCCACGATTGAACCGATGCTGTCTTTGACAGCGAGCGGCATGAACGCGGTTAACGCGGTGATTCTTGACCGGATGCAAAGCGAAATACCGCTGATTCCGCGTCTAGCAGGACACCTTATTTCAGGGGGCGGCAAGCGGCTTCGACCCATGTTGACGCTCGCTGGGGCAGAGCTCGTGGGATACAATGGCACGCGCCATCACAAGCTTGCCGCAGCGGTTGAGTTTATTCACACCGCGACGCTTTTGCATGATGATGTGGTCGATGGCAGCGAGCTTCGGCGCGGTAAAGCTGCGGCCAATATCATTTTCGGCAACCCGGCAACGGTTTTGGTTGGCGACTTCCTCTTCAGCCGTGCGTTCGAGTTGATGACCGAAGACGGAAGCCTGAAAGTTCTCAAAATTCTGAGCAACGCAAGCGCCGTCATCGCAGAAGGCGAGGTCGCGCAATTGACCTCTCAGCGCCAGATCGAAACCAGCGAAGAACGCTACCTTCACATTATTGGCGCGAAAACCGCTGCTTTGTTCGCCGCGGCGAGCCAGATCAGCGCGGTCGTCGCTGAATGCAGCGAAGACGAAGAACGCGCTCTTGAAGATTACGGACGCAATCTCGGCGTTGCATTCCAATTGGTCGATGATGCAATTGACTACGATTCCGATGCAAGTCAAATGGGTAAAGATCAGGGCGATGATTTCCGCGAGGGTAAAATGACCCTGCCCGTGATCCTCGCCCATGCGCGAGGGAACGCGGAAGAGCGTAAGTTCTGGAAAGATGCGATCCTTGGACATCGTTCGTCAGATGAGGATCTCGCACACGCGGTGTCTTTGATCGCAAAGCATAATGCGCTTGAAGATACGCGAGAAAAGGCGCGTCACTTTGCCCAACGCGCGATTGATGCGATTTCGATCTTCCCTGACAGCAAGGCCCGCGCTGCCATGGCGGAAGCTGCACAATTTGCAGTCGCGCGCGGATATTGATCGCGCTATCTGACAGGGCGTGAGCCCCGATTTGCCCATCTACGAAGTGCTGCCCCAATTGCGGGAAGCCCTGGCGCGTGAGGGCGCTGCGGTCCTGATCGCGCCTCCGGGGGCGGGTAAAACTACGGCAGTCGCGCCAGACCTGCTCGATCAGGATTGGTGTGCGGGTCAAATCATCCTCACGTCGCCTCGCCGTGTAGCTGCGCGCGCCGCAGCTGAGCGCATGGCGCAGATGCTGGGCGAGAAACCGGGGGAGACGGTGGGCTATCTGACTCGGCTTGATAGTAAGACCTCGGCGCGTACCCGTATTTTGGTGGTGACAGAGGCCATCCTTGTGAACCGGTTGGTCGAGGACCCTGAGCTTTCCGGTGTTTCGGCGCTGCTTTTTGATGAGGCACACGAGCGGCACCTCGACAGCGACCTTGGGCTAGCGCTCGCCTTGGAAACGCGTGAGGTTTTGCGCGACGATTTGCGGGTGCTGGTCATGTCCGCGACGATTGATGGCGAACGTTTTGCTGGCCTGCTTGGCGAAAGCGCCCCGGTGATCGAAAGTGAGGGGCGCAGCTTTCCGCTTGAGATCAGATGGCTTGGCAGTGATCCTTCCGCGAGGATCGAAGATCACGTCACCCACGGCGTGATGACCGCTTGGCGCGATGGAGCGGATGGTGAAGGTGGAGACATATTGGCCTTTCTCCCCGGCGTTGGAGAGATTGAGCGCACTCACGAACGGTTAGAGGCGAAGCTCCCCGGCACGCCCATCTTGCCCCTCCATGGCCAAGTCGAACCCGCCGCTCAGCGCGAAGCGATCCGCCGCGATCCACAGAGGCGCCGGCGCATTGTACTCGCCACAGCAATCGCCGAAACATCGCTCACCCTCGACGGGGTCAGCATGGTCGTCGACAGCGGATTGGCGCGCATGGCGCAGTTCGACCGCGCGGCTGGCACGACGCAGTTGGTGACGCATCGCGCAAGCCAGGCGGCAGCAGCCCAACGGGCAGGGCGCGCCGCGCGGCAGGGGCCGGGAGTGGCCTATCGCCTTTGGGAAGAGGGCGGGCATTTGGGTCGGCCCGAGTTTGCGCCGCCAGAAATTGAGACAGCGGACCTTACTGCGCTTGTGCTCAAGCTCGCAAAATGGGGGGCGGCGGACCCGGCAGAGCTTCGATGGATCGATCCGCCACCTTCCGCGTCGGTT from Erythrobacter sp. SCSIO 43205 includes these protein-coding regions:
- the secD gene encoding protein translocase subunit SecD — translated: MLDTPLWKKISLWGLTIALIAAALPSLLMSSGVDLGEDAPTVNLGLDLAGGSHLLLEADPDDVATKRLENMEESVEAALRGATPAIKFGDTSRADGQLSLLLDSASDIDRARGLLEPLMMGRDGSLQQEWDLEVVDTQRLVLVPTESGLNVAVNNAMESVIEVVRRRIDELGTREPTIVRQGDTRIVVQVPGLEDPQALKELLGKTAELEFKLVDQQALPSNTEAGIANPGSQIFPYAADSNFAGQFEAVKRLGGVRGDSLTGAQAGVDPQTNQSVVNIQFDQQGGQKFAKLSTENVGQRFAIILDGEVISAPSFREPILGGAAQISGSFTPDSANQLAIQLRSGALEVPLTVIEERTVSAELGEQSIRSGLIAMLVGSLAVIALMIASYGRFGIYATIALVINVLILLGLMAIGNFTLTLPGIAGFVLTVGAAVDANVLINERIREERKRGRKVITAVENGYKEASRAIYDANITNFIAGALLFWFGSGPIRGFAVVLVIGLITSVFTALTLTRMWVSGYLSANRPKDINI
- the secF gene encoding protein translocase subunit SecF, which codes for MKLLKLVPDDTNIQFLRLRVPFFILSLVLIFGSWGAVAVNGLNLGIDFAGGQEVRLTFAEGNAAPVPELRETVTGLGYGTPVVQEFGSPNEVSIRVPLPEGVEDTPGAATAIGNEVIAAIESGYPDVRTDGNSTVSGKVAGEFSRDAGFALLFAMIAVAIYIWIRFEWQFGVGGLFALFHDVSVTMGLFAITQMEFSLQIIAAILAVIGYSLNDTIVVYDRIRENLKKYRKMPLAELLDLSVNETLARTVMTSLTLLVALVPLLIAGPPSLFGLVAAITAGLFIGTYSSIYLAAPILIWLGVTSDSFVPQETEADRQEKKVLGEA
- a CDS encoding glycosyltransferase; this encodes MSQPAKHVLSLSTLYPNPVNPRFGTFVARSLEALAKRGAETVGQDTGGWQVSVVNPIGLPPLALGRYRELAKLPNKAEEHGITVHRPRFTLIPKVGARRNASAIAKAALPIIHRINEETPIDLIDAQFFFPDGPAAALIADEMKLPLSIKARGSDITYWGGVDFARDQMLNAAIRAKGLLAVSGSMAKEMAAIGIARDKIRVHYTGLDKERFRPLDHTQLRTQLASQLGFAMPDNAPLMVCVGALIERKGQDIAIAAAAQIEGARLVLVGKGDDETHLRQLARDLGLVERVHFAGSLDHDVMPLVLSAADVMVLPTANEGLANAWVEALACGTPVVTCDVGGAREIITNATAGRLVKRDPESVAAGVRAVLNDPPMRHAVAAMAEKFSWQTNAIELAAYYDGLVS
- a CDS encoding helix-turn-helix domain-containing protein; the protein is MINRIREIRKARGMTLADLGAACQPPTTAQTIGRLETGMRNLSTKWMDRIGAALDVDPEVLVRSENAPRAKVIAELGIGDPEALKTARDAILPSEMAAQEGDEPMLVLEVTSPAGEYRAGDTVWLRQMDAWAAKDKDFLAAMNRDCLVPRPGGRFAFGRLIDRRGYKLAILPAQAGQKQQVIDNPDWIAVACMLVRPL
- a CDS encoding DUF6456 domain-containing protein; the protein is MMRKLVERELTPEGPRRAGTAGGKRRSVTVNLGESPIAWLHSRGHLSDRLFQAGEQLRNDYERAQLSASLTMRWDPVRVKSGNLGSGEGRLTHSERQIAAKQRFDGAIAEAGKGLEDVLWRVVCAGEGLPQAEKALGWPARSGKLVLQLALERVADFYRIR
- a CDS encoding ABC-F family ATP-binding cassette domain-containing protein, yielding MAQPPILSWEGLSLQQGARWLFGGPQPGVGAEPIDLHILPGDRLALIGRNGAGKTTLLKLIDDRIEADRGTRRVKPGTRIVFLEQEPDFSAADTLMDFALAGDDVPAAHEVEAIAGQLGIDMATDAATASGGEKRRAAIARALAQDPDLLLLDEPTNHLDLSAIDWLEDWLNRYNGAFITISHDRTFLKRLTRATLWLDRGTLRRKEVGFGGYEAWEEQVYAEEARAAERLDAKLKIEAHWLERGVTARRKRNQGRLEKLHQMRAARAAMISDSSSAKLKLANDEEFKSKSVIVAEDISKSYDGRAVIKPFTLRIQNGDRIGIVGGNGAGKTTLLKMLTKELEPDSGTISHARTLSGVMIDQQRKLLEPDATVRDILAEGGDWIDVRGNRKHVQAYLKDFLFDPKLVDTKVGILSGGERSRLLLAREFARTANLLVLDEPTNDLDLETLDLLQEVIADFDGTVLIVSHDRDFLDKTVTVTLGLDGTGRVDIVAGGYEDWEAKRRKPVAGKSKSSSSDSTGNPSPSPAPAPASTKLSYKDQRDYELLPARIEELEAAIAKGEAILADPDLFTKDPKRFANISKGLENARAEKDAAEERWLELAEQVEG
- a CDS encoding SIMPL domain-containing protein — translated: MIRYALALGLVSGAAAMVAAPANAQEIEIETHGPVIELSVSESVTAEPDLVTIGAGVTSQAATAVEAMRINARQMQSVINEIKALGVQDKDIQTTGINLNAQYDYDRTNQRQVFRGYQVSNRVSVKLRDVEGTGAALDALVAAGATDLSGPTFSIENDEDAKATARERAIERAQARAEAYAKLFGFDGVKVMAVSESLRGSSPAPQMVMRSAVLEADAAAPVQPGQVSTGVNLSIKYEMVNDGE